A genomic segment from Daphnia pulex isolate KAP4 chromosome 5, ASM2113471v1 encodes:
- the LOC124194136 gene encoding putative protein TPRXL, with product MVLSVILHAGAVPLSLEDQVHHYPSSSTTYQSSTIFQSSSPASPEYVQHLEELVGELSGVFATFIHQNPPPSSPTSLADMYHQRTNTCRSSPSGCLPDVIPKVNSSDKRNYLASPSSEDLRMRRGMAPMRFRLDSVGSSVPSATSSAVSTPTSATSSFFSSSAATSPMAFDLLPSPSTTSSTVSFFADYSPLSSDISDHRTAADLDTSLPVDATDAADASAADWRQVGRDLRGIADHFASTRRAQNSATGCQQWPLLSAVLSSSPLVSAAGPLVSALAVYLWWKLVRRLTA from the exons ATGGTGCTCTCGGTGATTTTACACGCGGGTGCCGTCCCTCTCTCATTGGAAGATCAAGTCCATCACTATCCGTCATCATCAACGACCTACCAATCATCAACCATCTTCCAATCGTCGTCACCTGCCAGTCCCGAATACGTGCAACATCTGGAGGAATTGGTTGGCGAATTAAGTGGAGTGTTTGCCACTTTTATTCACCAGAACCCGCCACCCTCGTCGCCCACCTCCCTAGCAGACATGTATCACCAACGGACCAACACCTGTAGATCCTCTCCATCAG gtTGTTTACCAGACGTGATTCCGAAAGTCAATTCTTCGGACAAGAGGAACTACTTGGCGTCTCCGTCGAGTGAAGATCTGCGGATGCGGCGCGGAATGGCGCCGATGCGCTTCCGGCTGGACAGCGTCGGCTCTTCGGTGCCGTCTGCCACGTCGTCGGCCGTGTCGACGCCTACCAGCGCcacatcatcttttttctcgtcttcaGCAGCGACATCACCTATGGCCTTTGATCTCCTGCCCAGCCCATCGACCACGTCGTCGACTGTCAGTTTCTTCGCCGATTACTCGCCGCTTTCATCCGACATTTCCGATCACCGGACCGCCGCTGATCTCGACACGTCGCTACCAGTCGACGCGACGGACGCTGCCGATGCCTCGGCCGCCGATTGGCGTCAAGTTGGTCGTGACCTGCGCGGCATTGCCGACCATTTCGCGTCCACCCGCAGAGCtcag AACTCTGCGACTGGATGTCAGCAATGGCCTTTGCTTTCTGCAGTCCTGTCTAGCAGCCCCTTGGTCTCTGCTGCCGGACCCCTGGTGTCTGCCCTGGCCGTCTACCTTTGGTGGAAGCTGGTCAGACGTCTGACAGCGTGA